A single genomic interval of Lathyrus oleraceus cultivar Zhongwan6 chromosome 7, CAAS_Psat_ZW6_1.0, whole genome shotgun sequence harbors:
- the LOC127102086 gene encoding probable mannitol dehydrogenase 3 — MPSLSFVLHDRSLYSVACINVALQLVDWFHVVKYAKAFVSANHRIVPLIGLPKSHGKLVMVGAPDKPLELPVFPLLQGRKLVAGSAIGGLKETQEMIDFSAKHNIKPEIEVIDMDYVNTAIERLLKADVKYRFVIEIGNSLKPTS, encoded by the exons ATGCCAAGTTTGTCATTTGTGTTGCATGACAGGAGTTTGTACTCAGTGGCTTGCATCAATGTTGCTTTGCAGTTGGTGGATTGGTTCCATGTTGTTAAGTATGCCAAAGCTTTTG TTTCTGCGAATCATCGAATTGTGCCTCTAATTGGATTACCGAAGTCTCATGGAAAACTTGTAATGGTTGGTGCACCAGATAAGCCTTTGGAGCTTCCTGTCTTTCCTTTACTTCAAGGCAGAAAGTTGGTTGCTGGAAGTGCGATTGGAGGGTTGAAAGAGACTCAAGAGATGATTGATTTTTCTGCTAAACACAATATAAAACCTGAAATCGAAGTCATTGATATGGATTATGTTAACACTGCAATTGAGCGGCTCCTGAAAGCAGACGTCAAGTATCGATTTGTGATTGAGATTGGAAACTCTTTGAAACCAACTTCTTAA